One genomic region from Polynucleobacter sp. MWH-P3-07-1 encodes:
- the def gene encoding peptide deformylase, protein MALLPVLCYPDPRLHRRAKPVDKVDGRIKAIVRDMTETMYEAPGVGLAATQVDIHEQIIVIDVSDEQNELMVFINPELVWTSPEKKSWREGCLSVPEYYDEVERPANIRVKALDIHGKPFELEADGLLAVCLQHEMDHLQGKVFVEYLSLLKRNRISLKMKKRAKELMEQR, encoded by the coding sequence ATGGCCTTATTACCCGTCCTTTGCTACCCAGACCCCCGCTTACATAGGCGGGCTAAACCTGTTGATAAGGTCGATGGGCGCATCAAGGCAATTGTTAGGGATATGACAGAGACCATGTACGAAGCCCCTGGTGTTGGCTTGGCTGCTACGCAAGTGGATATCCATGAGCAAATCATTGTGATTGACGTTTCTGATGAGCAAAATGAATTAATGGTGTTCATTAATCCCGAGCTTGTGTGGACTAGCCCAGAAAAAAAATCTTGGCGCGAGGGGTGCCTCTCAGTGCCTGAGTATTACGATGAAGTGGAGCGTCCTGCCAATATTCGTGTGAAAGCGCTCGATATCCATGGCAAACCTTTTGAATTAGAGGCAGATGGTTTGCTTGCGGTATGTCTCCAGCACGAGATGGATCACCTACAGGGAAAAGTTTTTGTTGAGTACCTATCCCTTCTCAAGCGTAACCGCATCTCTCTCAAAATGAAAAAGC